The Desulfococcus multivorans DNA window GGAGGCATCGGCGGGGCGCAGACGATTTCGACCTTCGACCGCAATCGTCTGGGTCGCCGCGTCATGGCCGGACCCCCTTTATGGCTGAAAAAGCTGCCCCATAACCCTCTCAAGGCCATGGGAATTACAGGGACCGGCCTGCGATTGAGGATTGTTTCCACGCCGGGACGGAATTGCTGAATGTTGCCGTCAGTCGTCAGTTTCCCTTCAGGAAAGATACAGACCAGTTCCCCGTCGGCCAAGGCCTGATCAATGGTTTCGAACGCCTGGTGAAAGGTCTGGGGATCGATATTTTCGGAGGTAATCGGAATGGCCTTTCCGGTGCGAAACACAAAATGGAGCACGGGAAGGCGGTATATGGGTTCGAAAACCACGAAACGGACAGGGCGTCGCAAGGTTCCGGCTATGAGCAGCCCGTCGACATAGCTGACGTGGTTGCAGACCAGAAGGGCGGCGCCTTCATCCGGAACGCGGGAAAGCCCCTCGTGTCGCACTCGGTAAAGGGTATGCGTCAGGATCCAGATCAGAAAACGCATGGTGAATTCCGGAACCACGGAGTAGATGTAGGCGGCCACCAGGATGTTGCCCAGGGCGACGATCAGAAAGAAATGTGGGATGGATAGTTTCAGGATTCCGAGAAAAAGGATGCCGATCCCTGTTGAAAGCACCATGAAAAAGGCGTTCAGGATGTTGTTGGCAGCGATGACCCTGGCGCGGTAGCCGGGCTCTGTTCGCAATTGAACAAAGGCGTTCAGAGGGACAATGTACAATCCCCCGGATATGCCGATAAGCACGAGATCGCACAGTACACGAGGGCTGCCGGGGGTGGATATGAAGCGGGTGATGTCCATCAATTGGGACACCTCCGGCGGATCGTAGGCCAGGAACAGGTCGATGCCGAAGAGACTCAATCCCAGGGAGCCCAGAGGGACCAGGCCCAATTCCACTTTTTGGCCCGAAAGTTTTTCGCACAGCAGGGAGCCCGCGCCGATGCCGATGGAAAACATGGTCAGAAGAAGGGTAACCACGCTTTCATCGCTCCTGAGAACGAACCGGGTGAAGTTGGGGATCTGGGTCAGGTAAGCCGATCCCAGGAACCAGAACCACGAGATTCCCAATATGGAGAGAAACACCGAATGGGTTCGACGGGCATAGCCGATGGTTTTCCACGTCTGGGTCAGGGGGTTTATGCGAATCGTGATCGAAGGGGAGAGGGCTTCTGCCCTGGGAATGAGGCGTGAGACGCCCCATCCGGCAATTGCAACGACGCAGACTGTAAGGCCGATCCAGATCGTACCGTTTTCGAGTTGAACGAGTACTCCCCCGGTAATGGTGCCGAGCAGGATGGAGACAAAGGTGCCCATGCCGACCATGGCGTTGCCGCCGACGAGCTCTTCGGGGGCGAGGTGCTGAGGGATGATGCTGTATTTGACGGGGCCGAAAAAGGCCGACTGGGCTCCCATGAAGAAAAGCAGAAGCATGAGGGCGATCATGTTTTCAAAATAAAAGGCGGCGGCGGCAAATCCCATGATGACGATTTCCATCAATTTGATTCGCCGGATCATCATGGCTTTTTCATATTTATCCGAAAACTGGCCGGCCGTGGCGGAAAACAGGAAAAACGGCAGAATGAAGAGACCTGCCGACAGGTTGATCAGAATGTTGGTATCGATCTCCAGCATTCGGGAGCCCTGGTATGCGATCAGGATGATGAGGGCGTTTTTGAATACGTTGTCGTTGAACGCTCCGAAAAACTGGGTCCAGAAAAAGGGCGCGAAACGTCGAATCCTGAGCAGCCCGAACTGGCTTTGCGGGATAGGTTCCTTGTTTTTCGGGGTCGATGTCATGGGTATCGCTTCATCGGGGTTCAGGTCTTGAAGACACATCTCGTTTCCGGAATGGCTGCCACTCTAATTTTTTAAGCGATATCTGTCAAGAAATGATGGCGAGGCTCACGGGTGTTTGGTCGTATTCGGTACGTCGTCGTTCGTGCGGAGAGTGTGGGCATGGGCGATGAATAACGGTCGTTCCAGTCTGAGGTAATCGTACTGGCAAATGCGGTATGAATTCATGGGAACTACTTGCCAAATTGTATTTAAAGGGTTAAGATGACCCCCATTTGAAGCGGTCGGGGCCGATGCGCCGATGCCCTCAAATCACCGATAAACGATACCGTATAATCCCAAACCAAGAGAGGTGCCGAATGGCAAAGAAAATTCTGGTGATCGATGATGATCCGGTGGTGGTGAAATACCTGGTCAGCCTGCTGGAGGACAACGGATACGAGACCTGTACGGCCAAGGACGGGCTGGAGGCCATGGAGGTTCTCAAGGCCGAGCGGCCGGACCTCATCACCCTGGATCTTGAAATGCCCGAGGAGTGGGGGACACGGTTCTACCGGAAATTCAAGAAGGACGAAGCGCTCAAGGATACGCCCGTACTGATTATCAGCGGCATGCCTTCACGACATCTGTCCGTTCGGGACGCTGTGGGATATTTGGCAAAGCCTTTTGATCCGGATAAGGTACTGGAACTCGTTAAAAAAGCCGTCGAATAACCGCCCGCTTTCCCGAAGTCGGGTTCCCTCTACAAGCGTTACACCTGCCGGGCGACGGCCAGACTCCCCGGCGGTGTTTCAACGCGGAAAACGCTCACTGCTTTGTCGGCTCATCCCTCGTCGGTTACGTCTCATAACGCTTTTCTCCGGGGCCGACGAGTTCGACGTCAAAACACATCGCTTCCTTCTGTCTGCAATATCGTTTGCGGGACTGTTCTATCAGATACCCCAAACATGGGATAGGTCTCTCTGGGTTCATAATAAATTTGATGCCTTCAGTTTATATTTTGGAAAAGACCCTATGTTCCAGGATGTAAAAATAGGGTTGGAGTTTACATAAAATACATTAAAGGCCTTATTTACCCCTGGTGGACAAGTTCTGTAGAGTACCGCCAATATTCGTATCAGAATCTGAGTTTCCTGCTAAAATCTAAACGCACTTTTAAGGATGTCAATCATGGTGAAGGGAAAGATGAAGTATTGGTGGGTTGGAGTCACAGCCGCGATCTTTATGGTCACAGCGGTCTGTATCGGGGCTCAGGAGGTGGGCACGCCGACCGGAAAGGATGCCCGGGCGGACATGATAACAATCGATGCGTTAAAGGTCTTCGGTTATCTCGAGAAGCCGGCGGTGGTGTTTCTGCACGACGCGCATACCGATGCCCTTAAAAAGAAAGGCAAGGATTGTTCAGCCTGTCATTTGTCCCAGGAGAAGTCCAACAAGATACCGGGGACCTTCAAAGCGGCCGTCGACGGCATCGATCCCCTGTCCCCCAAGTTCAAACGCCTGAAAGACACGGCCCGGGAGGAGGTGATGGACGTTTACCACACCTTCTGCATCAGCTGCCACAACGATATGGCCGCCGAAGGTGACAAGTCGGGCCCGGTAACCTGCGGCGAATGTCACAAGGAGACCGATGTCGTTTCCAACCGGGTATTGATCGGGATGGACAAATCGCTTCACTACCGTCATGTGGCGGCCCAGGAGAAGAAATGCGAAACCT harbors:
- a CDS encoding MFS transporter, producing MCLQDLNPDEAIPMTSTPKNKEPIPQSQFGLLRIRRFAPFFWTQFFGAFNDNVFKNALIILIAYQGSRMLEIDTNILINLSAGLFILPFFLFSATAGQFSDKYEKAMMIRRIKLMEIVIMGFAAAAFYFENMIALMLLLFFMGAQSAFFGPVKYSIIPQHLAPEELVGGNAMVGMGTFVSILLGTITGGVLVQLENGTIWIGLTVCVVAIAGWGVSRLIPRAEALSPSITIRINPLTQTWKTIGYARRTHSVFLSILGISWFWFLGSAYLTQIPNFTRFVLRSDESVVTLLLTMFSIGIGAGSLLCEKLSGQKVELGLVPLGSLGLSLFGIDLFLAYDPPEVSQLMDITRFISTPGSPRVLCDLVLIGISGGLYIVPLNAFVQLRTEPGYRARVIAANNILNAFFMVLSTGIGILFLGILKLSIPHFFLIVALGNILVAAYIYSVVPEFTMRFLIWILTHTLYRVRHEGLSRVPDEGAALLVCNHVSYVDGLLIAGTLRRPVRFVVFEPIYRLPVLHFVFRTGKAIPITSENIDPQTFHQAFETIDQALADGELVCIFPEGKLTTDGNIQQFRPGVETILNRRPVPVIPMALRGLWGSFFSHKGGPAMTRRPRRLRSKVEIVCAPPMPPEQATAEALREAVAALRGNHP
- the divK gene encoding DVU0259 family response regulator domain-containing protein; translated protein: MAKKILVIDDDPVVVKYLVSLLEDNGYETCTAKDGLEAMEVLKAERPDLITLDLEMPEEWGTRFYRKFKKDEALKDTPVLIISGMPSRHLSVRDAVGYLAKPFDPDKVLELVKKAVE